In a single window of the Terriglobus roseus genome:
- a CDS encoding glutamine amidotransferase, whose protein sequence is MFPLLFKYPSPVFTKGHLVFLSSAPVWLLPVLIVLASAGLAVLIQYRLRQIQPGLRGEPAALSPRRAWAIWAAQSLLVALILVLLWQPAMNVAELSSQQNIIAVVVDDSKSMATTDVDDKPREQAALTALQSGVLDGLNKRFRTRLYKLDRSLTQVNSLDSIVPTAPATHLGDGLQQLANETSDLPVGAVVLLTDGGENAAGMGGSGIGLEAMQALRNRRLPVHTVAFGSPELKHDVEVEDVSVSPTVVANARIAATITFTQHGYVNGHATVTVRDGDKTLAAHDVMLGQSGVLQSEPLYFYAGAAGARTLRFSVEPIAGEENTHNNTLTRPVLVSASKRRILYIEGEPRWQFRFLRRAEEDDPTVQVVSMLRTSENKIYRQGISGPDELADGFPSKAEDLFQYSGIIIGSVDADYFTPTQQELIREYVDRRGGGVLFLGGRSSLSDGGWTASSLNDLLPTFLPGGRNNFHRNAALVNLTDAGVQSPITRLLEDPQRNAERWRKLTYLADYEDPGSPKPGATVLAEMSSGGRRKMPMLITQSYGNGRTAILATGGTWRWQMSEALGDPSHNLFWQQLLRWLVADTPGGVSASVSARTLSDQGHLQITAQVRSKDFQPARNARVSAHVSGPEGANAVLDMTPSQETPGLYIADYTAEKAGPYLTEVTADANDTKTGELGRDVVTFQRENGVAENFHTEANPRLLEQLAKETGGRAWSLNDLKDLPRDISYSEAGISVRSTKELWNMPIVFLLLLGLPVAEWLLRRKWGVV, encoded by the coding sequence ATGTTTCCGCTGCTCTTCAAGTATCCGAGTCCGGTCTTCACAAAGGGGCACCTGGTGTTCCTCAGCAGCGCGCCTGTCTGGCTGCTGCCGGTGTTGATCGTGCTCGCAAGTGCGGGGCTTGCGGTGCTGATTCAGTACCGGCTTCGGCAGATACAGCCCGGGCTGCGCGGTGAGCCAGCGGCGCTGAGCCCGCGTCGTGCATGGGCCATCTGGGCTGCGCAGTCCCTGCTCGTGGCGCTGATTCTTGTGCTGCTGTGGCAGCCCGCGATGAACGTAGCGGAACTCAGCTCGCAGCAGAACATCATTGCTGTTGTCGTCGATGATTCGAAGAGTATGGCGACGACTGACGTCGACGACAAACCGCGCGAGCAGGCCGCTTTGACCGCGCTGCAGAGTGGTGTGCTTGATGGCTTGAACAAGCGTTTCCGCACTCGCCTCTACAAACTCGATAGATCGCTGACTCAAGTGAATTCGCTCGACAGCATAGTCCCAACGGCGCCAGCGACACATCTAGGCGATGGCCTGCAGCAGCTTGCGAATGAGACCAGCGACCTGCCGGTGGGCGCTGTGGTCCTGCTGACTGACGGTGGTGAGAATGCCGCTGGCATGGGCGGATCGGGCATCGGCCTTGAGGCGATGCAGGCACTGCGCAACCGCCGGCTGCCGGTGCATACGGTCGCCTTTGGATCGCCGGAATTGAAGCATGACGTCGAGGTGGAAGATGTAAGCGTCTCGCCAACTGTCGTCGCGAATGCGCGCATTGCCGCGACCATTACCTTTACGCAGCATGGCTACGTCAACGGCCACGCAACCGTGACGGTGCGCGATGGAGATAAGACGCTGGCAGCACACGATGTCATGTTGGGTCAGAGCGGTGTCCTTCAAAGCGAGCCCCTGTACTTTTACGCAGGTGCTGCTGGCGCCAGGACGTTGCGCTTCAGCGTAGAGCCAATCGCGGGCGAAGAGAACACGCACAACAACACGCTGACACGGCCTGTGCTGGTCAGCGCTTCCAAACGGCGCATCCTTTATATCGAAGGCGAGCCGCGCTGGCAGTTCCGCTTCCTGCGCCGCGCGGAGGAGGATGACCCAACGGTGCAGGTGGTCTCCATGCTGCGCACCAGCGAGAACAAGATCTACCGACAGGGCATCAGCGGGCCCGATGAACTTGCGGATGGCTTTCCGTCGAAGGCGGAAGACCTGTTCCAATACAGCGGCATCATCATTGGATCGGTCGATGCCGATTACTTCACACCCACGCAGCAAGAGTTAATTCGCGAGTATGTAGATCGGCGTGGCGGCGGTGTTTTGTTTCTCGGTGGCCGCTCGTCGCTTAGCGATGGTGGCTGGACTGCATCCAGCCTGAATGATTTGCTACCTACCTTTCTCCCCGGAGGTCGCAACAACTTCCATCGCAATGCGGCACTGGTGAATTTGACGGATGCCGGGGTGCAGTCACCCATCACTCGTCTGTTGGAAGACCCGCAGAGGAATGCGGAGCGCTGGCGCAAGCTTACGTATCTCGCCGATTACGAAGACCCGGGGTCGCCGAAGCCCGGTGCGACAGTGCTTGCCGAGATGAGCAGTGGCGGCCGTCGCAAGATGCCCATGCTCATCACGCAGAGTTATGGCAACGGCCGCACAGCCATCCTGGCAACAGGCGGCACGTGGCGCTGGCAAATGAGCGAGGCGCTGGGCGATCCATCACACAACCTGTTCTGGCAGCAGTTGCTGCGATGGCTGGTGGCCGACACGCCTGGCGGTGTCAGTGCCAGCGTGTCGGCGCGCACCTTGTCAGATCAGGGACACCTGCAGATCACCGCGCAGGTGCGCAGCAAGGACTTTCAGCCTGCTCGCAATGCTCGTGTCAGCGCGCATGTCTCCGGGCCTGAAGGAGCCAATGCCGTTTTGGACATGACGCCCTCACAGGAGACACCAGGTCTTTACATAGCGGACTACACCGCCGAGAAGGCTGGGCCGTATCTCACCGAAGTGACTGCGGATGCGAATGACACAAAAACCGGTGAACTTGGACGGGACGTCGTCACCTTCCAGCGTGAGAACGGAGTCGCGGAGAATTTTCACACGGAAGCCAACCCCAGGTTGTTGGAGCAGCTGGCAAAGGAGACAGGTGGCCGCGCCTGGTCGTTGAATGACTTGAAAGATCTGCCGCGCGACATTTCGTATTCTGAGGCCGGCATCTCTGTGCGCTCGACCAAGGAGCTTTGGAACATGCCCATTGTCTTCCTTCTGCTGCTGGGCCTGCCCGTCGCAGAGTGGTTGTTGCGGCGTAAGTGGGGTGTTGTATGA
- a CDS encoding DUF4159 domain-containing protein, with protein sequence MKLSRIALLSAVAGLCCAMGIRAYQRTADFGFGSDDSATNVKSEFYWSRLAYSSSMSNYGGYGGGYWGRSAWSRDYPKADRQFLIAMHRLTRIDGRPYEQVVNLDSDEIFNYPWIYAVQVQTWSFTEPEAKRLREYLLKGGFLMVDDFHGTQDWENFMTGLRQVLPDSPVEDLQQNDEIFHTLYDVDEKVQIPGEHYIRTNRTYEKDGYTPKWRAIRDKDGRIMVAICHNMHLGDAWEWADDPNYPEPFASAAFRVGLDYILYGMTH encoded by the coding sequence ATGAAGCTCTCGCGTATCGCGCTACTGTCTGCCGTGGCTGGCCTGTGCTGTGCCATGGGGATTCGCGCGTATCAGCGGACGGCCGACTTCGGGTTTGGCAGCGACGACTCGGCCACGAATGTGAAGAGTGAGTTCTACTGGTCGCGACTGGCTTACAGCTCCAGTATGAGTAACTACGGCGGCTATGGCGGTGGTTACTGGGGTCGCAGCGCCTGGTCTCGTGATTACCCGAAGGCTGACCGGCAGTTTCTGATCGCCATGCACCGTCTCACACGCATCGATGGCCGGCCCTACGAGCAGGTCGTCAATCTCGACTCGGACGAAATCTTTAACTATCCGTGGATCTATGCGGTGCAGGTGCAGACCTGGAGTTTCACGGAGCCCGAAGCCAAGCGGTTGCGTGAATACCTGTTGAAGGGTGGGTTTCTCATGGTGGATGACTTCCATGGCACGCAGGACTGGGAAAACTTTATGACGGGCCTGCGGCAGGTGCTGCCCGATTCGCCCGTGGAAGATCTGCAGCAGAACGACGAGATCTTTCACACGCTGTATGACGTGGATGAGAAAGTTCAAATTCCCGGCGAGCACTACATCCGCACCAATCGCACGTATGAAAAAGACGGCTACACACCCAAGTGGCGCGCAATTCGCGATAAGGACGGACGCATCATGGTCGCCATCTGTCACAACATGCACCTGGGCGACGCATGGGAGTGGGCGGACGACCCGAATTACCCCGAGCCCTTCGCCTCCGCGGCCTTTCGCGTGGGGCTTGATTACATCCTGTACGGCATGACGCATTAG
- a CDS encoding multicopper oxidase family protein has translation MAALAKAGRLPLLGQMAMPGMPAQNAPAIKADFELRIAPVQVELDPSRTLSTIGYNGQAPGPLLRMKAGKPVSIDIVNNTDTPELVHWHGMLIPPEVDGTEEEGSPYIPPHGRARITLTPGPAGLRWYHSHAMAMDDLTKGGYTGQFGLVYVEDGNDKGAYDQELFLSLRDWQPFFSGSMEDDDDDTHDAPMLERPPHMNTDPNGLEVVSMTYSINDKALGGGEPIRVREGQRVLIHFCNASAIENRRVALAGHQMRVIGMDGNPVPSPKLVDSVFLGAGERIDVEITMNKPGVWILGSTEKMVRESGLGVVVEYAGQKKQPTWVDPRKAPWDYANFGIAAPTLPTPKNVLDMRFEKIPRGMGKFNVWTVNGTPYPHDKEFLLQRGERYRLIMRNWSDDAHPMHLHRHIWELVEINGKPMGGLMKDTVVIPYYGRAVVDFTADQPGLSLFHCHIQQHMDYGFKALFRYA, from the coding sequence ATGGCGGCCCTGGCGAAGGCGGGCCGGTTGCCACTGCTCGGCCAGATGGCAATGCCGGGCATGCCGGCGCAAAACGCGCCCGCGATCAAGGCAGACTTCGAACTCCGCATCGCGCCTGTGCAGGTAGAACTCGACCCCTCGCGCACCCTCTCGACTATCGGCTACAACGGGCAAGCACCCGGCCCTCTGCTGCGCATGAAAGCCGGCAAGCCAGTCTCCATCGACATCGTCAACAACACCGACACTCCCGAACTAGTCCACTGGCACGGCATGTTGATACCGCCGGAGGTCGACGGTACCGAAGAGGAGGGCTCGCCCTACATCCCGCCGCATGGCCGGGCGCGCATCACGCTGACGCCTGGCCCGGCAGGGCTGCGCTGGTATCACTCCCACGCCATGGCAATGGACGACTTGACCAAGGGCGGTTACACCGGGCAGTTCGGCCTGGTCTACGTGGAGGACGGCAATGACAAGGGCGCGTACGACCAGGAGCTATTCCTCTCCCTGCGCGACTGGCAGCCCTTCTTCTCCGGCTCCATGGAGGACGATGACGACGACACACACGACGCGCCCATGCTGGAGAGGCCGCCGCACATGAACACTGATCCCAACGGCCTTGAAGTCGTGTCGATGACCTACTCCATTAACGACAAGGCACTGGGAGGCGGCGAGCCCATCCGCGTGCGCGAAGGCCAGCGAGTGCTCATTCACTTCTGCAACGCCAGCGCCATTGAGAATCGTCGCGTTGCGCTCGCGGGGCACCAGATGCGCGTGATCGGCATGGACGGCAACCCGGTCCCCTCGCCTAAGCTGGTGGACTCCGTATTCCTGGGCGCCGGCGAGCGCATCGACGTCGAAATCACCATGAACAAGCCCGGCGTCTGGATTCTCGGCTCGACCGAGAAGATGGTGCGCGAGTCTGGCCTGGGCGTGGTGGTCGAATACGCCGGACAGAAAAAGCAGCCAACCTGGGTGGATCCCAGGAAGGCACCATGGGACTACGCAAACTTCGGCATCGCCGCGCCAACCTTGCCGACGCCCAAGAACGTCCTCGATATGCGCTTTGAGAAGATTCCGCGCGGCATGGGCAAGTTCAACGTCTGGACGGTCAACGGGACACCGTACCCGCATGACAAAGAATTCCTCCTGCAGCGCGGCGAGCGCTACCGGCTGATCATGCGCAACTGGAGCGACGACGCACATCCCATGCATCTGCACCGGCACATCTGGGAACTTGTCGAGATCAACGGCAAGCCCATGGGTGGCCTGATGAAGGACACCGTCGTCATCCCCTACTATGGCCGCGCCGTCGTCGACTTCACTGCGGACCAGCCGGGCCTGTCGCTCTTCCACTGCCACATCCAGCAGCACATGGACTACGGCTTTAAAGCGCTCTTCCGCTACGCGTAG
- the rmuC gene encoding DNA recombination protein RmuC produces MLLAVIALQIIVLLLVAVLFLRKSVPAAPIDARLNTLPDRMIELGAKLEAVDAALRSNVSELRYEQAKAAQDGRAAADKASRDLREEIAASIASLTKTLTDGLGAFRGENNAAFSAFRSDNTAAAEKLREAVARDLAAISERLNGFFADASKVSLEARTELHRSLTDLLQKNAAGQQELRDALQRSLATMGADQRDAGEKLRGTVEAGLKSLSAENSEKLEQMRITVDEKLETTLNDRLTKSFGQVTTHLGEVQKGLGEMKELATGVSDLKKVFSNVKSRGIVGEFQLGMQLEQMFSRDQYEVNVAIKAGSGERVEYALKIPDGDRDHILLPIDAKFPREDWERLEHAYEHGTLEEQAKAGIAFERAIRTEGKRICEKYIDPPNTLPFGIMFLPTEALYAEVMRRPGLHTELQSSCNVTVAGPSSFMAILTSFQMGFRTLAIQKKGNEVWKVLGNVKNEFNKFELLMNKVERNVSTVQNTLNEIGTRTRVINKNLHNVSELNAPPVPMASGLLSFDGAAGIAPLLAATSEEEEPVA; encoded by the coding sequence ATGCTGCTCGCAGTTATCGCGCTCCAGATCATCGTATTGCTGCTCGTAGCAGTACTGTTTCTACGAAAATCCGTGCCGGCGGCACCGATCGACGCGCGCCTGAACACCCTGCCCGATCGCATGATCGAACTCGGCGCAAAATTGGAGGCGGTAGACGCTGCGTTGCGCAGCAACGTCAGCGAACTAAGGTACGAGCAGGCGAAAGCCGCGCAGGACGGCCGCGCCGCCGCCGATAAGGCCAGCCGCGATCTACGCGAAGAGATCGCCGCATCAATCGCGTCGCTGACGAAAACGCTTACCGACGGCCTCGGCGCCTTCCGCGGTGAAAACAACGCGGCATTCAGCGCATTCCGCAGCGACAATACCGCAGCGGCAGAGAAGCTGCGGGAGGCGGTCGCTCGCGATCTGGCCGCGATCAGTGAACGCCTTAACGGCTTCTTCGCCGACGCAAGTAAGGTGAGCCTTGAAGCCCGCACGGAGCTTCACCGCTCGCTGACGGACCTCCTTCAGAAGAATGCTGCGGGCCAGCAGGAGTTGCGTGATGCCCTGCAGCGCTCGCTCGCGACCATGGGTGCCGACCAGCGCGACGCGGGCGAAAAGCTGCGTGGCACCGTCGAGGCAGGACTCAAGAGCCTCAGCGCAGAGAACTCCGAGAAGCTGGAACAGATGCGCATCACCGTCGACGAAAAGCTCGAAACCACGCTCAACGACCGCCTGACGAAGAGCTTCGGCCAGGTCACAACTCACCTCGGAGAAGTCCAGAAGGGTCTTGGTGAGATGAAGGAGCTGGCGACCGGCGTCAGCGACCTGAAGAAGGTCTTCAGCAACGTGAAATCCCGTGGCATCGTTGGCGAGTTCCAGCTCGGCATGCAGTTGGAGCAGATGTTCTCGCGTGACCAGTACGAGGTCAACGTGGCGATCAAGGCCGGTTCTGGCGAACGCGTGGAGTATGCACTGAAGATCCCGGATGGCGACCGAGACCACATCCTTCTGCCTATCGATGCAAAGTTCCCTCGCGAGGACTGGGAGCGCCTCGAACACGCCTATGAGCACGGCACGCTTGAGGAGCAGGCGAAGGCCGGCATCGCCTTTGAGCGCGCCATTCGGACGGAGGGTAAGCGCATCTGCGAGAAGTACATCGATCCGCCCAACACGCTTCCGTTCGGCATCATGTTCCTGCCAACCGAGGCCCTCTACGCCGAAGTCATGCGTAGACCGGGTCTGCATACCGAGTTGCAGTCCTCGTGCAACGTGACGGTCGCTGGACCATCCAGCTTCATGGCCATCCTTACCAGCTTCCAGATGGGCTTCCGGACGCTCGCCATTCAGAAGAAGGGCAACGAAGTCTGGAAAGTACTCGGCAACGTAAAGAATGAGTTCAACAAGTTCGAGCTGCTGATGAACAAGGTGGAGCGCAACGTCTCAACGGTCCAGAACACGCTCAACGAGATCGGCACTCGCACCCGTGTGATCAATAAGAATTTGCACAACGTAAGTGAACTGAACGCGCCGCCTGTCCCCATGGCATCGGGGTTGTTGTCCTTCGATGGCGCTGCAGGCATCGCGCCGCTGCTTGCCGCCACGAGCGAAGAGGAAGAGCCCGTCGCATAA
- a CDS encoding GGDEF domain-containing protein — protein MNYLLLPDLFAMALLVSVLMFSGRRERDDMRLWTAGLLLILLECAARIVYTMRESLAVHRVSHVVALDAYLLAGVMFLLSASPGLRRMPRSRTFLIITIGPAMAMLAIYALDSRTVALYQALIGFGLLGGLLTCLLMRRRWTYYAVIAGLWVPLAIYSSGGHFRMAAYLSLALLYVMCAIAFARTLPSSSRGRIAVVAGFLIWSGCFLAHPWVSEVHPDWTDFLNELWNMQKFIITVGFLLVRLERQVISNQWLALHDELTRLPNRRLFDDRLQNALDRAARDGHRVAIFNLDLDGFKQINDTLGHDAGDVLLKTVGRNLENATRRTDTLARVGGDEFSLVAVDIGDDPMGPVPHPILLPQAERIFASMLEAVELPVPLGPAYGNNVARVSASVGVAFFPEDGTDATSLMRLADHRMYGQKKERARLRQTGEKAPLTLRTA, from the coding sequence ATGAATTACCTCTTACTGCCTGATTTGTTTGCAATGGCTCTCCTGGTGTCCGTGTTGATGTTCAGCGGACGGCGCGAGCGGGACGATATGCGCCTGTGGACGGCTGGGCTGCTGCTCATCCTGCTGGAATGCGCTGCACGCATCGTTTACACCATGCGCGAGAGCCTGGCGGTGCACCGCGTCTCTCATGTGGTGGCATTGGATGCGTACCTGCTGGCGGGCGTAATGTTCCTGCTTTCGGCCTCACCGGGTCTCCGTCGGATGCCGCGCAGCAGAACTTTCCTGATCATCACGATCGGTCCTGCCATGGCGATGCTCGCCATCTATGCGCTTGATTCCCGTACAGTTGCGCTCTACCAGGCACTCATCGGCTTCGGCCTGCTTGGGGGCCTGTTGACCTGTCTGCTTATGCGCCGGCGCTGGACCTACTACGCCGTCATCGCCGGACTCTGGGTTCCTCTGGCGATCTACTCGAGTGGTGGGCATTTCCGTATGGCGGCCTACCTCAGCCTGGCCTTGCTGTACGTGATGTGCGCCATCGCCTTCGCGCGAACACTGCCATCCAGCAGTCGAGGCAGAATCGCCGTCGTCGCAGGATTTCTGATCTGGTCAGGCTGTTTTCTCGCTCATCCCTGGGTCTCGGAGGTTCACCCGGACTGGACAGACTTCCTGAACGAACTCTGGAACATGCAGAAGTTCATCATCACCGTCGGCTTTCTGCTGGTGAGGCTGGAACGACAGGTTATAAGCAACCAGTGGCTCGCACTGCACGATGAGTTAACCCGCCTGCCCAATCGGCGGCTGTTCGACGACCGCCTGCAGAACGCGCTGGATCGTGCTGCCCGCGACGGCCACCGGGTTGCCATCTTCAACCTGGACCTGGACGGCTTCAAGCAGATCAACGACACACTGGGCCACGACGCCGGCGATGTGCTCCTGAAGACCGTCGGCCGAAATCTGGAAAACGCAACCCGTAGAACGGACACGCTGGCGCGGGTGGGTGGCGATGAGTTCTCCCTGGTCGCCGTCGACATCGGCGACGATCCCATGGGCCCCGTGCCGCACCCGATCCTTCTGCCGCAGGCAGAGCGGATTTTCGCCTCAATGCTGGAGGCCGTGGAATTGCCGGTGCCTCTAGGCCCTGCCTACGGAAATAACGTGGCGCGGGTATCAGCGAGTGTTGGCGTCGCGTTCTTTCCGGAAGATGGCACCGACGCGACGAGCCTGATGCGCCTGGCGGATCACCGCATGTACGGCCAGAAGAAGGAGCGGGCACGCCTCCGCCAGACCGGCGAGAAAGCCCCACTAACGTTGCGGACCGCCTAG
- a CDS encoding acyl carrier protein — protein sequence MASVDEKVKGIIVEQLQVDEAEVTPGASFQEDLGADSLDVVELVMQFEEAFDIQIPDEDAEKIKTVKDATDYIEAHAKAK from the coding sequence ATGGCATCGGTTGACGAGAAGGTAAAAGGCATCATCGTGGAGCAGCTTCAGGTGGACGAGGCTGAAGTAACCCCCGGCGCGTCGTTCCAGGAAGACCTGGGCGCGGATTCGCTCGACGTGGTCGAACTGGTGATGCAGTTTGAAGAGGCCTTCGATATCCAGATTCCGGATGAGGACGCCGAGAAGATCAAGACGGTGAAGGACGCAACGGACTACATCGAAGCGCACGCAAAGGCAAAGTAA
- the fabF gene encoding beta-ketoacyl-ACP synthase II produces the protein MAQATTIPARRVVVTGIGLICGIGNTAPAVWDSLMAGTSGMAEITAFDLEGHPARFAAEVKNFDPHVFIEKKEARKMGRFIHFAIAAAQEAMDHSGLQVTPENAEDIGVHIGSGIGGFDIIEREHTNLMNGGPRKISPFFIPASIVNLAAGHVSIRFGAKGPNQAAATACTTSAHSIGDAYRIIQRGDAEAMIAGGAEGAITPLSVGGFAAMKALSTRNEDPTHASRPWDKDRDGFVIGEGAGILILESLEFAQARGAKILGEVVGYGMSSDAFHMTGMAPGGEGCARSMKNAIKSAGVQPDEINYVNAHATSTPLGDVMESKGMETVFGDHALSHKLLVSSTKSMTGHLLGGAGGLEAGITLMAMQKGIVPPTMNLDNVDPECRLNYVPNKPQNAQLNYALSNSFGFGGTNGSLIFKRWDE, from the coding sequence GTGGCACAAGCAACAACCATTCCCGCGCGGCGTGTGGTCGTAACGGGCATCGGACTCATCTGCGGCATCGGCAACACCGCCCCTGCTGTCTGGGACTCTCTGATGGCCGGCACGAGCGGCATGGCGGAGATCACGGCCTTCGATCTTGAAGGCCATCCCGCCCGCTTCGCCGCGGAAGTCAAGAACTTCGATCCGCACGTGTTCATTGAGAAGAAAGAGGCCCGGAAGATGGGCCGCTTTATTCACTTTGCCATCGCTGCGGCCCAGGAGGCGATGGACCATAGCGGTCTCCAGGTGACCCCAGAGAACGCTGAGGACATTGGCGTCCACATCGGTTCAGGCATCGGCGGTTTCGACATCATCGAGCGCGAGCACACCAACCTGATGAACGGTGGCCCGCGTAAGATTTCGCCGTTCTTCATTCCTGCATCGATCGTGAACCTTGCTGCCGGGCACGTCTCTATCCGCTTCGGCGCGAAGGGGCCAAACCAGGCAGCGGCGACAGCCTGTACCACCTCAGCTCATTCCATTGGCGACGCCTACCGGATCATCCAGCGCGGCGACGCGGAGGCAATGATTGCGGGTGGAGCCGAAGGCGCTATCACACCGCTCAGCGTCGGTGGATTCGCGGCCATGAAGGCGCTGTCCACGCGCAATGAAGACCCTACGCACGCTTCGCGTCCGTGGGATAAGGACCGCGACGGCTTCGTCATTGGCGAAGGCGCAGGCATCCTGATCCTCGAATCGCTGGAGTTCGCACAGGCGCGTGGTGCAAAGATCCTGGGCGAAGTGGTTGGCTACGGCATGAGTTCGGACGCCTTCCACATGACGGGCATGGCACCGGGCGGCGAAGGCTGCGCGCGTTCCATGAAGAACGCCATCAAGTCCGCGGGAGTGCAGCCGGATGAGATCAACTATGTGAACGCGCACGCCACCTCAACGCCCCTGGGCGATGTGATGGAGTCGAAAGGCATGGAGACGGTCTTTGGTGATCACGCACTGAGCCACAAGCTGCTGGTGTCTTCCACAAAGTCCATGACGGGCCACCTTCTGGGTGGCGCAGGTGGTCTTGAGGCCGGCATCACGCTGATGGCCATGCAGAAGGGCATCGTCCCACCGACGATGAACCTGGACAACGTGGACCCAGAGTGTCGATTGAACTATGTCCCGAACAAGCCGCAAAATGCTCAGCTGAACTACGCCCTGTCGAACTCGTTCGGCTTCGGCGGCACCAATGGTTCATTGATCTTCAAGCGTTGGGATGAATAA
- a CDS encoding DUF2251 domain-containing protein, which yields MDSLELQVGAGRLVSYSPARELPWRVVFEDEGAAGYCYACDGRRATVDEDFDVTVMDAMLVYNVEAMQREDDGDRKRLLTVEWSRDGQRAAVRLDGVPQVLIDFEHRESRCRSNFPNFMDDGRNQWRSADHAWDDAAMTQFEEAALTAE from the coding sequence ATGGATTCGTTGGAGTTGCAGGTGGGCGCCGGTCGCCTAGTGAGTTACTCGCCCGCGCGCGAGTTGCCGTGGCGCGTGGTGTTTGAGGATGAGGGCGCTGCGGGGTACTGCTACGCCTGTGACGGCCGCCGCGCCACCGTGGACGAGGATTTTGACGTCACCGTCATGGACGCCATGCTCGTCTACAACGTGGAAGCCATGCAGCGCGAAGACGACGGTGACCGCAAGCGCCTGCTGACCGTCGAGTGGTCGCGCGACGGACAGCGAGCGGCGGTGAGACTGGATGGTGTGCCCCAGGTATTGATCGACTTTGAGCACCGCGAGAGCCGCTGCCGAAGCAACTTTCCTAACTTCATGGACGACGGCCGGAACCAATGGCGCAGCGCTGACCACGCGTGGGATGATGCGGCGATGACACAGTTCGAAGAGGCCGCACTGACAGCCGAATAA
- a CDS encoding PIG-L deacetylase family protein, translated as MIISIIDDQQWLTTLTQVPAWTPLPLPALVVAPHPDDETLGAGALIATLRAQGIPVTVVAVTDGENAYDTSPEEREHLRRVREREQAEALQELGVRADSVHRLRLTDSGLMERQEELTRLLLGLARDGMQIIAPWSGDFHPDHMACAHAAESVANAKGLPLVSYFFWTWHRGTIDLLAGLPMGRFVPDAAALRAKSDALACHRSQLDHSSGEPILPDRLLGPARWPFEVFLQG; from the coding sequence GTGATCATCTCCATCATTGACGACCAACAATGGCTTACCACGCTCACGCAGGTGCCGGCATGGACTCCATTGCCCTTGCCTGCGCTGGTTGTTGCGCCGCATCCCGACGACGAAACCCTGGGCGCCGGCGCACTGATCGCGACGCTTCGTGCGCAGGGCATACCCGTTACCGTGGTGGCCGTGACCGATGGAGAAAATGCCTACGACACCTCTCCAGAGGAGCGTGAGCATCTGCGCCGCGTACGCGAGCGGGAACAGGCCGAAGCACTGCAAGAACTGGGCGTACGCGCCGACAGCGTCCATCGACTGCGCCTGACCGACAGCGGCCTGATGGAGCGACAGGAAGAACTGACGCGACTGTTGCTTGGACTCGCCAGGGATGGCATGCAGATCATCGCTCCGTGGTCTGGGGACTTTCATCCTGACCATATGGCCTGCGCGCACGCCGCGGAATCTGTTGCGAATGCGAAAGGTCTGCCGCTGGTCAGCTATTTCTTCTGGACGTGGCATCGCGGCACCATCGATTTGCTGGCTGGCCTGCCCATGGGCCGTTTTGTACCGGACGCGGCCGCACTGCGGGCAAAGTCTGACGCGCTCGCCTGCCATCGCTCGCAGTTGGATCATTCGAGCGGCGAACCCATCCTGCCTGATCGCCTGCTTGGCCCGGCACGCTGGCCGTTTGAGGTCTTCCTTCAGGGATGA
- a CDS encoding SAM-dependent methyltransferase gives MSILTTTSSEFFEAKYRGGTDPWNFAANAYEQARYRTILRALSPGRYQHAWEPGCSVGVLTEQLAGICEQVDACDFAQSAVEQARVRCAGLPGVSVYCASLTEDAPIAMFDLVVLSEIGYYFTAEEWHDQVARIAHALQPGATLLAAHWLGHSPDHIQGGDAVHAELLACPRLLLDHSERHEQADSGFRLDRFSVRAGKYA, from the coding sequence ATGAGCATTCTCACCACAACTTCCTCGGAATTCTTCGAGGCAAAGTATCGCGGGGGAACCGATCCCTGGAACTTTGCAGCGAACGCCTACGAACAGGCGCGCTATCGCACCATCCTCCGCGCGTTATCGCCAGGCCGATACCAGCATGCGTGGGAGCCCGGCTGTTCCGTCGGCGTCTTGACGGAACAGCTTGCAGGCATCTGTGAGCAGGTGGATGCCTGCGACTTCGCGCAGTCGGCCGTGGAGCAGGCGCGTGTTCGTTGTGCGGGTCTGCCGGGCGTATCGGTTTACTGTGCTTCACTCACCGAGGATGCGCCTATCGCGATGTTTGACCTGGTCGTGCTCAGCGAGATTGGCTATTACTTCACTGCGGAAGAGTGGCATGACCAGGTTGCGCGGATCGCGCACGCCTTGCAGCCCGGAGCGACTTTGCTGGCCGCGCATTGGCTCGGACACTCTCCCGATCACATCCAGGGCGGCGATGCCGTGCACGCGGAGCTACTCGCATGCCCCCGGCTCCTGCTCGACCACAGCGAGCGACACGAGCAGGCGGACAGCGGTTTCCGTCTGGACCGTTTCAGCGTTCGAGCAGGTAAATACGCATGA